The following coding sequences are from one Nicotiana tomentosiformis chromosome 3, ASM39032v3, whole genome shotgun sequence window:
- the LOC138908480 gene encoding uncharacterized protein — protein MQGPAKRWWHVYELGRPVGSPPLTWSQFSTVFLDKFVLCTRRDEPRRQFDHLQQGQMLVTEYEIRIIELSYHATILVPSEEERVMRFIDGLLHCIHLAMAIEAET, from the coding sequence ATGCAGGGtcctgccaagaggtggtggcatgtTTATGAGCTAGGCAGACCAGTAGGATCACCTCCTCTTACTTGGTCTCAGTTCTCCACTGTATTTTTGGATAAGTTTGTGCTTTGCACCAGAAGAGACGAGCCAAGGAGGCAGTTTGACCACCTTCAGCAGGGTCAAATGTTAGTTACTGAGTATGAGATTAGAATTATCGAGTTGTCCTATCATGCTACTATTTTAGTTCCCTCTGAGGAGGAGAGAGTGATgagattcattgatggtcttCTCCATTGTATTCACCTTGCTATGGCTATAGAGGCAGAGACATGA